From a single Betaproteobacteria bacterium genomic region:
- a CDS encoding FAD-dependent monooxygenase, protein MQPLPEHAALVIAGGGPVGAALAVGLRGSGIEPVLLEANPAPVADDDARFLALSFGSRLILERLGVWAQIEPCSTPIRSIEVSQRGGFGRTELDASDVRLPALGHVVRYRDLARALSDTAGTCARVARGMRVTDVKSLGDFAVIECADSSSHAISTPLVALADGGRSLTAQGAPRVRDYRQWAVVAWAHTREGHGNRAYERFTASGPAALLPAAQGYSIVLTLSETEAESLCLATDGVFLAHLQMTFGERARGLCDCSPRSRFPLALRYAESVTAERVALIGNAAQTLHPVAGQGFNLGLRDAWTLAGIVREAPREGLGNRQMLARYRRERARDRTAGILLTDTLVRLFSNERGWLRAARGLGLTMLDLSGAPKRFLMRRMMFGS, encoded by the coding sequence ATGCAACCGCTGCCTGAACACGCGGCGTTGGTCATCGCCGGCGGCGGTCCGGTCGGCGCAGCGCTGGCAGTGGGACTGCGCGGCAGCGGCATCGAACCCGTCCTGCTGGAGGCGAATCCGGCACCCGTGGCCGACGACGACGCCCGCTTCCTCGCGCTCTCGTTCGGCAGCCGCCTCATCCTCGAACGCCTCGGCGTCTGGGCGCAGATCGAACCCTGTTCGACGCCGATCCGTTCGATCGAGGTGAGCCAGCGTGGTGGCTTCGGCCGCACGGAGCTCGACGCGAGCGACGTCCGTCTGCCCGCGCTGGGCCATGTCGTGCGCTACCGCGACCTGGCGCGCGCGCTGAGCGATACGGCCGGGACGTGCGCCCGCGTTGCCCGCGGCATGCGCGTCACCGACGTGAAGTCCCTCGGCGATTTCGCGGTGATCGAATGCGCCGACAGCAGCTCGCACGCGATCTCGACACCGCTGGTGGCGCTTGCCGACGGCGGCCGTTCGCTCACGGCGCAGGGTGCGCCGCGCGTGCGCGACTACCGCCAGTGGGCAGTGGTCGCCTGGGCGCACACGCGTGAAGGTCACGGCAATCGCGCCTACGAGCGCTTCACGGCGTCCGGACCCGCCGCCTTGCTGCCGGCCGCTCAAGGCTACTCGATCGTGCTCACGCTGTCGGAAACGGAGGCCGAGTCGTTGTGCCTGGCGACGGACGGTGTGTTCCTCGCACACTTGCAGATGACATTCGGCGAGCGTGCGCGTGGTCTGTGCGACTGCTCACCGCGCTCGCGCTTTCCTCTCGCTCTGCGCTACGCCGAGTCGGTCACGGCAGAGCGCGTGGCGCTCATCGGAAACGCCGCACAGACCCTTCATCCGGTGGCGGGCCAAGGCTTCAACCTCGGACTGCGGGACGCCTGGACGCTCGCCGGCATCGTGCGCGAAGCGCCGCGCGAAGGGCTCGGCAACCGCCAGATGCTCGCGCGCTATCGGCGCGAACGCGCGCGCGATCGCACCGCAGGCATTCTGCTCACCGACACGCTCGTGCGACTCTTCTCCAACGAGCGCGGCTGGCTGCGCGCAGCGCGCGGACTCGGCCTGACGATGCTCGACTTATCAGGTGCCCCCAAACGCTTTCTCATGCGGCGCATGATGTTCGGTTCGTAA
- the pepP gene encoding Xaa-Pro aminopeptidase, translating into MPDISVYQNRRAQLAQGMHRGVAVIPTAPERIRNRDSHYPFRFDSYFHYLTGFPEPEAVLLIVAGDPARSLLFCREKDPEREIWDGFRCGPEAARERCGVDEAHPIGRLDELVPALLENQSAVFCAFGADPAWDDRITRWLNRVRERARAGVSAPTEIHDVRTLLDEMRLRKDPDELVLMRRAADIAAAAHVRAMQQTRSGMRENEIEAELLHEFRRRGAQAPAYNPIVAAGANACVLHYVQNDAVMRDGDLLLIDAGCEVDGYASDITRTFPVNGRFGAAQREIYELVLEAQRAAIDAVRPGAAWDEPHEAAVRVLAQGFLDLGLLRGTLDQVLETGDYRRFYMHRTGHWLGLDVHDAGDYKRDGAWRPLEPGMVLTVEPGCYVRPAEDVPDRFWNIGVRIEDDVAVTDAGCEVLTAGAPKQVTEIETLMAAARAHATAA; encoded by the coding sequence ATGCCCGATATTTCCGTCTACCAGAACCGTCGTGCCCAACTTGCACAGGGCATGCACCGTGGGGTGGCGGTGATTCCCACCGCGCCCGAGCGCATCCGGAATCGGGACTCGCACTACCCGTTCCGGTTCGACAGCTACTTCCACTACCTGACGGGCTTTCCCGAGCCGGAAGCGGTGCTGTTGATCGTTGCCGGCGACCCTGCCCGCTCGCTGCTGTTCTGTCGCGAGAAGGATCCCGAACGCGAGATCTGGGACGGCTTCCGCTGCGGCCCGGAGGCGGCGCGCGAGCGCTGCGGTGTCGACGAGGCACATCCCATCGGCAGGCTGGACGAACTGGTGCCGGCGCTGCTCGAAAACCAGTCCGCCGTCTTCTGCGCCTTCGGCGCCGACCCTGCCTGGGACGATCGCATCACCCGCTGGCTGAACCGGGTGCGCGAGCGCGCTCGCGCCGGCGTTTCGGCGCCGACCGAGATCCACGACGTGCGTACCTTGCTCGACGAGATGCGATTGCGCAAGGACCCCGACGAACTCGTGCTCATGCGGCGTGCGGCAGACATCGCCGCGGCAGCGCACGTGCGGGCCATGCAGCAGACGCGGTCGGGCATGCGCGAGAACGAGATCGAGGCGGAACTCCTGCACGAGTTCCGGCGTCGGGGGGCGCAGGCACCGGCGTACAACCCCATCGTGGCAGCGGGCGCAAACGCCTGTGTGCTGCATTACGTGCAGAACGATGCCGTCATGCGCGACGGCGATCTGCTGCTGATCGACGCCGGCTGCGAAGTGGACGGCTACGCGTCCGACATCACGCGCACCTTCCCGGTCAACGGCCGCTTCGGCGCGGCACAGCGCGAGATCTACGAGCTCGTGCTGGAGGCCCAGCGTGCCGCGATCGATGCGGTGCGTCCCGGTGCGGCATGGGACGAGCCGCACGAGGCGGCGGTGCGTGTCCTGGCGCAGGGCTTTCTCGATCTCGGCCTGCTCCGCGGCACGCTCGATCAGGTGCTGGAGACCGGCGACTACCGGCGCTTCTACATGCACCGGACCGGCCACTGGCTCGGCCTCGACGTGCACGATGCCGGTGACTACAAGCGCGACGGAGCGTGGCGCCCGCTCGAGCCGGGCATGGTGCTTACCGTCGAACCCGGATGCTATGTCCGCCCCGCGGAAGACGTGCCCGACAGATTCTGGAACATCGGCGTGCGCATCGAGGACGATGTCGCCGTGACGGATGCAGGCTGCGAGGTGCTGACGGCCGGCGCACCGAAGCAGGTTACCGAGATCGAAACGCTGATGGCAGCCGCGCGCGCGCATGCAACCGCTGCCTGA
- a CDS encoding nucleotidyltransferase family protein: protein MRAMILAAGRGERMRPLTDTVPKPLLAVGGKSLIARHVENLAAAGIRDIVVNHAHLGSMIEEHLGDGSTFGVVLHYSREGIALETAGGIAMALPLLGDEPFVVVNGDVYCEFDFAALLPRVAGMRFSDSTAHLVLVDNPPHHPLGDFAVVSGRLSNAGEHRLTYSGIGLYSPRLFAGITPGAKAPLGRLLRQAADAGTLTGEHFQGRWEDVGTPERLAELDRSLSLRAAVPAAG, encoded by the coding sequence ATGCGCGCCATGATCCTGGCGGCCGGGCGCGGCGAGCGCATGCGGCCCCTCACCGACACCGTGCCGAAACCGCTGCTGGCGGTGGGCGGCAAATCGCTCATCGCACGGCACGTCGAGAATCTTGCGGCGGCCGGAATACGCGACATCGTCGTCAACCACGCCCATCTCGGCTCGATGATCGAGGAGCATCTCGGCGACGGCAGCACCTTCGGCGTGGTGCTGCACTACTCGCGCGAGGGCATCGCGCTGGAGACCGCGGGCGGCATTGCGATGGCGCTGCCGCTCTTGGGGGACGAACCGTTTGTCGTGGTCAACGGCGACGTCTATTGCGAGTTCGATTTCGCTGCGCTCCTGCCGCGGGTCGCGGGGATGCGCTTCTCCGATTCGACCGCCCACCTCGTTCTCGTCGACAATCCTCCGCACCATCCGCTCGGGGATTTCGCCGTGGTGAGCGGGCGCCTGAGCAACGCGGGCGAGCACCGCCTCACCTATTCCGGAATCGGTCTCTATTCCCCGCGGCTCTTCGCCGGCATCACGCCGGGTGCGAAGGCGCCATTGGGACGCCTGTTGCGCCAGGCAGCGGATGCCGGGACGCTGACGGGCGAGCATTTTCAAGGACGCTGGGAAGACGTGGGCACGCCGGAGCGGCTCGCCGAACTCGACCGTTCGCTGTCGCTGCGCGCGGCCGTGCCGGCTGCCGGGTAA